A genomic stretch from Candidatus Aegiribacteria sp. includes:
- the hisS gene encoding histidine--tRNA ligase — translation MTLSRKPLKGMRQLVPAEKRVEDYIIRQLSNAGRAYGFEEYEAPVLEPLNLFLAKSGSELAVEQSYNFTDKGGRELIMRPELTPSLARMVAASGELIYPIKWMSFPVCYRYERPQRGRVREFMQYNLDILGVNDLEAELEIFLVLKRIMRNLNASPGQYTIRYSSRCLAADVLENCGMKEEEMHKAFAVIDKKDKMNPDDWERWARSEITDERNVDTIISFASCSELDTPWLKASAGDSSAYAEIVRFSGMLADADVSEAKFEACVVRGLDYYTGIVFEVMDTGGENRRAICGGGRYDNLVGMFDGQKVSGVGFGLGLLTLKLFLETYGLIPENIAGKHPADVFLAVYSDEERAFAVNLAEELRDEGISVEIDITCRSLSKQFRTADRKSIGYIAVVGPEEVISGKISLKNMSSGFKTECEVSEIPGILKDGSLCEGKK, via the coding sequence ATGACACTCAGCAGAAAACCTCTCAAGGGCATGCGGCAGCTTGTACCCGCCGAGAAGAGGGTTGAGGATTACATCATCAGACAACTGTCCAATGCGGGTAGAGCATACGGTTTCGAGGAATACGAAGCCCCTGTTCTTGAACCCCTGAATTTGTTTCTGGCAAAATCCGGAAGTGAACTGGCTGTTGAGCAGAGCTACAATTTTACAGACAAGGGTGGCAGAGAACTTATAATGAGACCGGAGCTTACTCCATCTCTTGCCAGGATGGTAGCAGCCTCGGGAGAACTGATATACCCGATAAAATGGATGTCATTTCCTGTCTGCTACAGGTACGAAAGACCCCAGCGCGGACGAGTCAGGGAATTCATGCAGTACAACCTGGATATTCTTGGAGTGAACGACCTCGAGGCTGAACTTGAAATATTTCTTGTGTTGAAAAGGATAATGAGAAATCTTAACGCTTCCCCGGGCCAGTACACTATCCGCTACTCCAGCAGATGTCTTGCCGCGGATGTACTGGAGAACTGCGGCATGAAGGAAGAGGAGATGCATAAAGCCTTCGCGGTTATCGACAAGAAAGACAAAATGAATCCTGATGACTGGGAGAGATGGGCAAGAAGCGAAATCACAGACGAACGGAATGTGGATACGATTATAAGCTTCGCGTCATGCAGCGAACTCGATACACCATGGTTGAAAGCATCCGCGGGGGATAGTTCGGCGTACGCTGAAATAGTCAGATTCAGCGGTATGCTTGCGGATGCCGACGTTTCCGAAGCGAAGTTCGAAGCATGTGTTGTTCGGGGTCTCGATTACTATACGGGAATAGTTTTCGAGGTTATGGATACCGGCGGTGAGAATCGCAGGGCGATCTGCGGCGGAGGCAGGTACGATAACCTGGTTGGAATGTTCGACGGTCAGAAAGTATCAGGAGTCGGGTTCGGGCTTGGATTACTGACATTGAAATTGTTCCTTGAAACTTACGGGCTGATACCTGAAAATATCGCAGGGAAACATCCTGCGGATGTGTTCCTTGCCGTATACTCCGATGAGGAGAGAGCTTTCGCGGTAAACCTTGCGGAAGAACTGCGTGATGAGGGTATTTCGGTTGAGATCGATATTACCTGCAGGAGTCTTTCGAAGCAGTTCAGAACAGCGGACAGGAAATCAATCGGGTACATCGCGGTTGTTGGTCCTGAAGAAGTCATTTCGGGAAAGATATCACTGAAGAACATGTCCTCGGGTTTTAAAACCGAGTGCGAGGTATCGGAGATTCCGGGAATATTGAAGGACGGGAGCCTGTGCGAGGGAAAAAAATAG